The sequence below is a genomic window from Eubalaena glacialis isolate mEubGla1 chromosome 13, mEubGla1.1.hap2.+ XY, whole genome shotgun sequence.
gctgctccgcggcatgtgggatcttcccagaccagggctcgaacccgtgtcccctgcattggcaggcagattctcaaccactgcgccaccagggaagccctacatgctTCTTAATAGGATGCATGTTCAAAAATGGAGATGCTTAGCATAATCTGAGGGTAGAGTTTTTGGCACTCTGACGTCAAAAGGATCATTCATTTTTGGCACTGACATCAAAAGGGTTATTCATTGCACATCTGTGCAGGTCCTGTTTTAGGGTCAGTGGTCCCAACCAGTCTTAGGCAGCTTGAACTGGACAAAAACTAACTCCCAGTTTCTGAAAAACAGCTTAAGCCCCTGTTACTATAGTGACCCATAAGTCAGAGGCACATTATCTATAGGGGTAGTTAAAAAAGAGTCTTGTGGTATATTATCTAGGCTATATGAAGGTTGGAGGatatgaaatttgaaaaaaaaaacattacgaTGAGCCTTGTGAAGGCAAGGCTGCAAGCGGGGGCGGTTCTTTAACAAGCTGTTCTCTTAGCACTGTTCTGTAAGGCAAGCTCAAGAATTTCTGTTAGGCACCAGCGTCTGTTAACTATGGGGCACGGTTTCAGGATGGGTTTTTTAACACTATGAGGCATGGTTTTACCATGTTGTAAAAGAAGGATTCGGTGATTCACTTTCCCCCAGATCTAAGTTGATTGCTGTATATTTAGCTAACATCGTTAGTTTAGAATGCTCCAGAATTCTAGAAAAATTCCTATCTTTAAGTGCTAAAAGTAGGGAAATGCTAAAGTAACGTTTCTTTCCTGTGAATGTGCATGATTTGGTCTCTGTGCTAATGTTTGTCCTTAAATTGTATGAAGTATTGAGTGAAGTAGTTTCATGTCAGATGAAGAAATAAGCCTAATCATGTTGGAAGTGGCTAGTAAggctttatttttgcattttagaaattcATTTTTCTCAGTGTAAGGGCAAAAATTAGCATTTCATAAAtgcacttttatattttaataggttTTGGTTCTTTAAAATTGCTGCCATTGTTGGTATCATGGTTGGATCTTTCTATATCCCTGGGGGCCACTTCACCACAGGTATGGTTCACTATTAGGGGGGTCAATTATAATATATACAAACTCTACAAATGATTGTGTGAAAGCTACATTTTCATTACTGATTTTTGCAGAACTGGtaattaaatgagatggtgtCCAATTACCATGACTTGGTACTAATATTAAGATATTAATTGCTTGATTAAAGCCGGGAGGTATTCAGCCCACTTCTCAGCTGTTCTGGAACCATATGTTAATCGTTTGCCAATATTTTAATAGTTTCCCTTCTCACTTGGCAATACCAAGTTAATCGGAGAGCTTGTCAACGTACGACTTGTAACCGTGTGCTCCACTATCCCTGTCTTAACCTGCTTCCTTATCGTGACATCTGTGGATTTCCACTGTGATTTTTATCCCTGTAAGTAAAGGAAAAGGCTTATATCTTTTCCATTTGGAATGTCAGACCCTAGGCTCCCCTTGGCACAAGCTAGAACAAGTTTTAAGAGGTCTGAAACCCAACAGAACACTTCTCAGAGAATGCCTTTGAGTTTGGAATTGCAATAATCTTGCTGTACTGCTGGAGACAATGTCTTTATTACCTCTCTATTACTTGAATTGAAATCTTTTTAGAATGTTGGACAGTAACATTCTGAAATGTTGCTCCTATGGTGAAGAATAACTGTGCTTTTGGTTTGTAGCCTGGTTTTTTATTGGCATGGTGGGGGCTGCCTTCTTCATCCTCATCCAGCTGGTGCTGTTGGTGGACTTTGCTCACTCTTGGAATGAATCATGGGTAAATCGAATGGAAGAAGGGAACCCAAGGGGCTGGTATGCGGGTAGGTATCTAAACCCCTATGAGAGCCATACTGCATTATGCTACGTTAAATAGGGTGAAAATTGGTCCTCGTTAGTATAAGAGTTTGTTATGATTGTGGGCattcatgtttgttttcttttttctagcttTACTGTCTGTCACAAGCATGTTTTATATCCTGTCAATCATCTCTGTCGTATTGCTCTACACATACTACACCAAACCAGATGGCTGCACAGAAAACAAGTTCTTCATCAGTTTTAATCTGATCCTTTGCATTGTGGTTTCCGTTATGTCAATCCACCCAAAAATTCAGGTATGGTTGTGatttctgcttcttcctcctgTGAAGGATTTTTAATTAATGCTAAACTTGAAACCTAGGTAACCTGTTATATGAATTTATGTCCAAGACAATAAAGTCTTCTTAATTATAACTTAATCACTGTAAAATGTGCCATTGAGTGCCAGTAAATGAATAATTTCcctattatttaagaaaaaaactatGTAACTTGAGAATTTATCATTCTTATAAAATTGTTTATATCATGAGAATGATTCTTAGGAATCTTTAGCAAAGATATTTTAGGGGAAttcaactagaaaaaataattgattttaatatttaaaacacaactcatgctcctgagtttcctcatttaaatacaatatttttaaaattcagatatgAATTTAGGTATGAAAAGAACATCTAGACATcacctctccttttaaaaaaaaaaaattatttatttatttttggctgagttgggtctttgttgctgggcgcgggctttctctagttgcggcgagcagggtctactcttctttgcggtgcacgggcttctcactgcggtggcttctcttgttgcggagcaccggctctaggtgtgcgggcttcagtcgttatggcttgtgggctctagagcgcaggctcagtagtggcgcacgggcttagttgctccgcggcatgtgggatcttcacggaccagggctcgaacccgtgtcccctgcattggcaggtgggttcttaaccactgcgccaccagggaagcccacgtctccttttaaaagtgagaaaaccGAAGTTCCAGAGAGGTGATGGGTCACCAAGCTAGCCAGTGGCAAAGCTTAGCTTAGATTTCACTATACCAAGGAACTAGTAGTAAATCTAAGCCTTTGTATGATATACAGGAATTTCCAGGATTATGAAATGCCTGAGAACCAGTAGTACATGCCTCCTCTTTCTTGGTTCTTTTTCAAGCTAACTCAAACCGAAGGGTTACTTGTCATCTTTCAACTGTCAAGCAGAATCAGGAGGTTCTCAATTAATAACAATTCAGTGGGTCCCGGGAAGTATGCTGGGTTTTAGAAATTCAGCCCTAGCAATTCCTatggcattgttttctttttgattctgtAGGAACACCAGCCTCGTTCTGGCCTCCTGCAGTCCTCTATCATCACCCTCTACACCATGTACCTCACATGGTCAGCCATGTCCAATGAACCTGGTAAGGGAGTTTTAATAACGCATTCATTTGGTGAAAACAAAGTAAGAAATGagaattccctggaagtccagtgattaggacgcCATGCTTTCACTTCTGTGGgtctgggttggatccctggtcggcaaactaagatcctgcaagccgtgccacgcagaccaaaaaaaaaagaaaaagaaaaaagaaagtaagaaattaCTCCTTTGGTGGGTGCAGAAACTAGAGCTGGAGCAAATGTcagacaaacaaatgaacagacaaaAAACTTCACTTAAATGTACAGTGTCCACGGTATTTACCTTTCAGGTTTTATTCTCCATGTCTATTCATAGCTATTCAGAGCTGACCGCCTAAAGGACCATAGTCCTTTATATAGTCCAGGCTTTTCCCTGGACTAAGTCAAACTAGTTAAGAGCTGAGCAAGGCAACATTGTTTTGGCCCTTTGTAGAATTACTTTAATTGAATGTTACTTTGGTGGTACAGGCTCCAGAAGAAACAGCTGCAGGAAATCTCCTTTTGTAGATCTTATGGGATTGTTTCTCAGTGGGGGTATTTTATGGACTCCTTTTCAAGGAAAACCATTATTGCAGACCATTCAGTGATGACTCAACTTATTTCTATTGTATTCCTGTGTAACTATGTAGAAACAAAACTAGGGATAAGctccttgtgcttttttttttgataaccaGGCCAAGTTTATTGAATCTAACCTTATTTTGCAAGCAAattagtctctttttttttaactttttattttatattggagtatagttgattaacaatgttgtgatagtttcaggtgtacagcaaagtgattcagttatacattttcccatttaggttgttacataatattgagcagagttccctgtgctatacagtaggtccttgctggttatccattttaaatgtagcagtgtgtacatgtcaatcccaacctccttaactatcccttccccccacccttccccctggtaaccataagtttgtttaagtCTGTGTAAACTCCTTGTGCTTTAAGCACAACTATAGAGCCAAAAAGACTTGCCAGTTAAATTTCAAAACCAGTGAAATCAAGATTGACATTTATGATATTTGACAAATACTTTGTTGTtgtagtttcatttctttttttctaaaactaaGTCTCTGGTTGCAGCACAGATGTGTTACTGACTGCCCAGTTGCAGGTTCTTTGAAGTGTAGCATTCCCATGTTTTAAATCACGAATGAGTGATGTATAGCACACCCCTCAAATCCTTCTGGACCAAGATGAGTTATACCTAAAGATATAAACAGTTTCTCATTTTCAGATCATTCCTGCAACCCTGGCCTGTTGAGCATCATTATGCACATGACCTCACCAACCTTGGCTCCTGCAAATGCAACTGCTCTAGTCCCTACTCCTGCTCCACCATCACAGAGTGGGCCTTCTCTgaataaagagaattttattgGGCTGGTAGTCTTTGTTCTCTCCCTTTTGTATTCTAGGTAAGTTAAAAAGTACTTAAGACAAGATTCTTATGAAGGTTAGTAATAGAGTGAAGAAGCTATTTTGCTTTCAAAAAACAGTGAGAAGAATTACAAAAATTTAACTCTTCTTTATTAAAGTCATTGACTTGCTTCAGTTACCCTGCTGTGTACATTTCTTTAAGTTCAGTAAATCCTCTCATCAAATAATTCCTCTCAGGCTTACTAAGAGATACGTTCTCCTCTGTATAGGAGGATAAAGCCCTTACCTGACCCTAGATCAGCTAAAATAGTGGCTCTGAAAATTGGTTggcttatctttttttaaaacaatctttattttctgatcactgtaaataatatttaaacaaCTACAGAATTTTATACATGAAATGTTAGTCTGTAGTTAATCCAGGACACCAGATATAACCTATGTTAGCAGTGTGCACTCATTCTCCCAcccatttttattgatattgtcTGTATAAGTGTATGttactttaataattttaaaatatgaaataataaaatgggcaaggatatatttatataaattaatagcTTAAGTGAGAACAGTAGTAAATGAAATGGTCCTCCCTCTAAATTTACCTCTTCTATGattaacattttggtacataTTATTTCAGgcttttttcctttgcttataCTTACTGTCTATTGACCTATCTGTATCTATGTaattatgcatatttttataaatagttacaaacataattttatttatatcacttgatatataatttttaaaaaataaattgggagCATTCTATGTAACAGTATATATACTGTTCTGAAATACATATGAATTTGTCATAATTTGGACAGCTTTGCACATAATGTGTagatttatccttttttctttttttaatgattgcTTAAAATATGGGTTGGCAAATAACAGCCCTTTGGGCTGGcttcctatttttgtaaataaagctttattggcaTACAgctatgttcatttgttttcatacTGTCTatgactgtttttgtttgttttcctttgattCTTGATCTTGGGGGCAAAGCTTTTAGTCTTTccctattaagtatgatgttagccctGACTTTTtaatagatgccctttatcagtttgaggaagttcttctctatttctattttgagtttttatcatgaaaaaatatcagatttttgtcaaatgctttttctatgtctgttgagATGTTCATGTGGGTTTTGTCCTTTATTTGTATGTACTTTTTAATTCAGTCATTTAACAAACTTTTAGTGAGTATCTGCTGTGTACTAGAAATGCACAGATGACTAAGGTCATTGTGGTCAAAAAGTTCTATCAATAGCAAGGAAGACAGGAACAGTAAGTGATACAGCAGAAGGAAGAGTAAGGAGCTGTGGGAATTTAATCCAGCCTAGTGATAGGGTGATGTCAGGGAAGACCTCCTAGAGGGCACAGCATGATCAGAGAATTTAAAGGGTGATTAAGTTAGCTGGGAGAAGGTGGGCAGTGCATTCCAAGCAAAGGAGAGGTACTTGTGAAGTCCTGGAAGCAGACATTGAGAGCATAGGATGTTTTGGGAAACTCCTAGGCAGTTAAACCCTCAAATTGTAACTGATGAGAGCACTGTCTCTGTCTTGTGATGACAGGCAGCAGTTCAGAACTTTAAGCAAACCCTTCAGAAGCCCTTCGGTCCCCAAAGCAGGAGCAGTTCAGAAATAACCTTCAAGTGTATTAGGCCAGTGACAGCATTTCGTCTTCATGGCCCCTTTCTGACTTACCTTCTTGGGGTTACTCTCCAGCATCCGCAATGCCAGCAATAGCCAAGTAAGTAAGCTGACCCTGTCAGGAAGTGACAGCGTGATCCTCCGTGATACGACTGCCAACGGCGCCAGCGATGAGGAAGATGGACGGCCTCGGCGGGCTGTGGACAACGAGCGAGAGGGCGTGCAGTACAACTACTCCATGTTCCACCTCATGCTCTGCTCGGCTTCCTTGTACATCATGATGACCCTGACCAACTGGTACAGGTAGGAggcagagagatagagagagaatcGAGGGAAAACCACTTAGCCCCACGGGGTTGCCTGTAAAGTCTCCATCCATTGTCCTGACCTCAGAATCCCCTTTTTTTACCCTTATAATGAAGTTGTGTTCAGTGCTCTTTTCTGAAATACTTTTGACTTTTTCTCCTCTTGCATTTGAAATCCAGTTGGAATTCTTACAGGGAAAATCATGGGAAGCCCTTCCAAACTTGAGTTACTGGAGAGAGAAAATCATGACATTAAGTGAGCTGACTTGTCTTTGTTCCCTGATTTTTCTCTGTCTAGAGATGTCCGTAGAGAGTATTTTGATCAAAGTAATCATGTGGTAAGGAAGGAAAGTTTCAGGGAGGTCATTTCAATCTAGACTTTGACCAATATGTAGAAGAGCCAGATGTTCCTGAAGAACTTTTTGCAAGGAATAGTCAGGGTTCTTCATGCAGGCAAGAAGATAAAAGCTGTTTGAGAGGCAGAGTCCCCTGctcataaaaactaaaaatcgcAACTTTCTCAAGTCTCTTCTAGAAACTTACTAGGGAGTCGTGTCAGTCGAATTTCCCTGGAGCATTTCTTAGCTTTTGTTGAGGGGCTGCCGAATGCTGAAATTAGGCTCCTTTACCTAAATCTCTGCTGTGTTCTTAGCCCTGATGCAAACTTCCAGACCATGACCAGCAAGTGGCCAGCTGTGTGGGTCAAGATCAGTTCCAGCTGGGTCTGCCTCCTCCTCTATGTCTGGACCCTTGTGGCTCCGCTCGTCCTCACCGGTCGAGACTTCAGCTGAAGCTCTGAGTGCCAAGGACACCACTGAAATTCATAAAGGTCTCCTTTGCTGAAAGCTCACATCCCTTTTACTTTTGCTTCAACTAATATATTAAGCAAACTCTCTGCAAATAAGACTATATCCAGGTTTATATCAGAGGGCAAGAGTGAATGATGCTTGATGCAGGATCAGAACTTTTCGTTTATATCTATATTATGTTTATTTGTAAGGATATAGAGTAAAAGGAACGTTTTGCCTTTTAAAGTGAACTACAGCTGTGCTGTGAAGAGAGTTCTTTATTAAGACTTGTAGGTTCCTACAACTTTGATTTAACGTGTAAGACAGAAAAATGTTGGATATTTGAGGCCGTCGTTAATATATTTCTATtgcaaaatctttaaaaagcatAGTAATTATAATAATGCATTTCTATGACAGTTTTCTTCTGTGAAAGTCTTGTGTGAAACAAGCTCTCTGTTCAGTCCTTAAACTCATAGTGCTTGGGGAAGGGAGTACATGTGTGGGTCTCGCCCCAGAAGAGGGGTTGCTGGTATAGCTACTGTTTCTATAGCTTgagttttttcatttactttttttaatactACAGCCTTGATGCTGCTTGATTTAAGCCTGTGGCTTTGCCAGAAATGTTAATTTCAATTAAATGCTTCGTAGGTTTGGTTAAACTGAAGATTCACTTGGGAAAACAGTGCAACTTTAGTCTATGTAATTATCTTGTTATGAGTATGTAAAAGTATAATGCatgtgtatttattatatttgcaCTATAAAGGTATTTGATTAAAATAGAAAGACAAGCTTATAAGGCCCTTTCTTTAACAGCTTTTATCAGTTAGCAGCCAttctatgtttttcattttttttggacaTATGGACAGTCAGGTTTATAAATCATCTTGCAGAATGCTCCTGTTCCTTCTAAAACTTAAGGTCTGGCTGGTGAGTAGAGTCTTGAACTCATTTGGAAGTTGTACTAAATATCTTTTCTGGGCAAGACACTCGGGTAGATGAGAGAGAAGGTCAGCACTCTCGGGAAACTTCTTCGGGAGAGGTAGCACACAGGGCGGTAGAATAGAACCGTTCACTCAGGGAAGATTTACTGAGTGTTCTGTACCAGGCCCCGTCAGGTTCTGGGATGCACCTTTAAACATGACAGACAGTGGCTCTGCCATCTTGGACTTAGAGTTTCGAGGAGGGTATAATGAGCTGACAGGTGGTACAACGTGTTGTGATTAGTGCTGTGATTTAGGAATTGCAGAGAACTCAAACTAGAGGTGCTAGGTTGGGGTGTCATGGTAGGCTTCTTGGAAAAAGTGTTGTCTAAGCCAAGAAGTGTTAGGAGTTAGCTAATAAAAGAGAAATGGGGAAGTGGAATGGCATTGCTGAAGGGTAGACTAAAcggtatgttaagtgtagggagatttaagaaaaaaaaacatgttcaATAAAGCTGTAAAGGGGAGAAGTGGGCAGGGACTAGGTCACGAAGGGCTTTGTAAACCACATTGAAGAGTTTGGACCTTATGCGAGGGCAGCAGGGGACATAGTCACATATTCAGAGTGACGTGGACAAATGATGTCTTCAGTCACTGTGGCTGATATATGgagaatggatttagggacatgAGACCAGGGGCAGTCCATATAATAAGATTTGAAACAAAGAAGTCAaagtgaggatggagagaaacTGACAGCTGAGAGCTactgaataattaaaaattttagctCGGCAATTGATTAGCTATGGGGGAGAGGTAGATTCCTGAGTGATGCTGGTTTAATCACCTGAGTGTATGGTGGTTCCGTTTATATGGTGAGAAAAACCGGAAGGGGAGGAACAATTTGTGCTAGAAGAAAGATGGGAGGTGGTCCCTCAAGATGGCTAAGAGTCAGACACAGGTTTGCAAACAAGCTTTGTCATTTTCTATCAGTCAGACTGGTCAGTTAATACTTACTGAGTATATACTATgctttatgaccttgggcaaatgacaagctgtctgagcctcagtgtttCCTTTGTTTGAAAGTTTATCGTAGTACAAAAGATGGTTTAGGGAGTAAAACTACTTTGCAAAGTGCTTAACCCATTTTAAGCACCATCTGGTGGTAGCTGCTAATCTCTGTGTGGGCTAATATGAGACTGGACAATAGTCAAAGGTCAGAGATATTCAGCCATAATCTGGCGGAGGTTAGATTTGAGGTGTTCTTACAGAATTAAACAGATGGGACATAGAGGGGACAGTCTCAGTTGAGCTGTAGGTGAGGGGTCAGGAAACAGGGCTTGATATGAAGTGTTGGAACCGCCACCATTCAAACCAGTACCTTATGCCGTGGTTCAGAGATAAAGTTGCCAGGGATTTGGGGGTCAGTTCGGGGAGGTGTAGCCCCTTACTTTGCCAGTGAAAAGCAATCGCCTCATTTTCCTTAAAGCAGGGCCAGCCAGATTAAGACTTTTAAAGGTCCTGAACTTCCAGAACATTACCGTGTACCATCCCCCACCTTATGTCCTTTAAGGTAAAAGCAATACTAAACTGTAAAGTAAATGTAACAAAGTccaataaagtttttatttttttctcatgatgatAACTTTGATATTAATTTGAAATAACAAATTCTCTTTAAAACCGAGGGAGCGGTGTCCCTGCTTTGCTTGGTTATACCCTAAGGATATGTTAAAGTTGGCCTGTTGCTAGGACACCCAGTAGTTTACTCAGGACTCAAGTGAATTACACACGTTGAGTGCTGAATTATACACATGCATAAAAAATGTCAGTATTTTCGGTAAGCCCAGGATCATACTATAAAGCAAGGGAGTATTGAATCCTCAGACCTCATGGTGTTATCCCATTCCAGAAGAGTCACTTGGTGTCTTATCACCATGAACAGGCCTCTCTGTCCCCCACTATTGCAGATTGGGGGCCCTGGCTTTGAGGTCAGCAGTGTGCTCTAGGAATTCATCAAAGGCAACATCCGTGGCTGCCAATTACATGCTTAGAGCTGGGAGAAAGCTTATAGGCCCTTGTTGGATTTCCCTGTCTAGGTTGCCCTTGCTTGGTACTCAGTTGGATGGGAAATAAAACTCTTGACAACCAAAGATACTCCCAAAGAATGGCCATAGACCTGGttttcagtgctttttttttttttttttaataagaatttcacatttatttatttatttatttattttggctgtgttgggtctttgtttctgtgcgagggctttctctagttgcggcaagcgggggccactcttcatcgcggtgcgagggcctctcactatcgcggcctctcttgttgcggaccacaggctccagacgcgcaggctcagtagttgtggcacacgggcttagttgctccgcggcatgtgggatcttcccagaccagggctcgaacccgtgtcccctgcattggcaggcggattctcaaccactgcgccaccagggaagccttcagCGCTTTTTGATGTTCTGGACCAAACCATGACTCAGGCCTAATTTAAACGAGGAGAGCTTTTTCGTCCATTCCAAGTCCCTGcttgattatatttttctttttacgcAGTCAAGCTAAAGTGAGTATTCAGTAATATGAGTCATGCATTTGATCTCTGTGGATTGATGGCAGATGCCAGGCTTATGCTTATTAATGGGAGCTGCTGTTCATCTCTTTACACTTTGTGTTTGTCTACCCATCCTGTTACCTAGGAGCCCAAATCAGGCAGCCTACTCAGTGGTCTCCTAATTACTGCTGAATGACTCAAGCCATGTGATGCCTATAGCCTCAGGTGAAGAAAAATGAGAGCTACTCCAAAACAGCAACATGTACCAAGCAATGAACAGACATTATCTACAGCCCTGTAAGGTGGTGATGGTTCTCCGCCTTTTATAGATCAAACCAAGGTGTAGAGAAGTTAGTGTCTTGCCCACAGGTACTTAGTAAGAGGCAAAGCAGAGAAACAAACCCAGGGCTTGATTTTTTCCAATTAGACCCCAACTTCCCTTGGCCCATAAGGATGTAGGAGACAAGATAAACTGGAGACTGCCTAGAGACATGTAGGGGAGCCAGCTGGCTCTCTAAACGCATCACTAATGAAGGAAAGTTAGTAGCTCCCTGAAGGCAATAACTGCTATCTTACTGGGTCACTGTATCCCAGGGTACTGGCACCTTATCAGATAAGAGAGTAAacatttggttaaaaaaattttttttccagaaaagtaGTGCCCTAAAGGATTTTTATTACTCACCAGCTTTAAATGCAGTAACATGAAACATTTGGGGCCACTGATTATGTAGAAGTGCTGAACCAGTACTGTGAGGAGTGGGTACTGGGGAAAACTAAGAGGTATTTTACAAGAGAAACCAGAAGTGCTGACTCATAACATGGAAAATCACTCCTGTGGCTTGTCAAGTACCTAAGTTGATCCTTTTAACACTGTTGTGAGGTAAAAAGGATTGGAGCCATTAGCTCCATTTTTCCAGATGTGAGAAACAGACTAAGTTCCTTAGAGAAGGCTGACCTGAAGAGCTGGTATGTTGCAGTGTAAGTACTTACTGTTGGCATCATCAAAAGCCAACAGTAAGTGTATGGATATCCTGAGTATTTCTCAACTGACCCATCACCAACACACCAGACCCAACACAGATGGGGACCTAGCTTCTGTCTCCTCTGGGGAGATGAATAGGGGGCAGAGAAAAAGCCATTAGCTTAGAGAAACAGCTAAGCAGCATGGGACCAGAGATGATGAAGCCACACCCTAGTCACCCCTCAAGGAATTTGGGTTTACTTACAGGTGCTTCCAGAATAAAATGTTCAGTTACAACTTGGGTCTCAGAGGTTAAGAACTtctgctttatattttctaagaagCCAGAAAACAAGCCAGTTTTTACACTGACACTTTCTCACTATAAAATACCTCCCTTCTTTCTGTGGTCTGTCTGTGGGCTAACTGCACAGCCTGGCTCCAGCCATCAGGAGGAAATCGTGGGCTGCAGTCAGACTGCCTGACCTTGAATCCCAACGCTACttaactagctgtgtgtccttgggcaagctagcttaacttttctgtgcctcactttccccacAGGGGCaataatattatttcattaagGGTGCTTGTAAATGAGATTTTGTATGTGAAGCGCTTAACACGATGGATGCCCAGGCCACACTCAGGAATCATTAGCTGTCAGGGTTCAAGGCCAGTCTGGGAAGCATACCTAGGCCTTGTGAAATGAAAAGTTTATCTATCACTGTGGGCATCTAGCTCCACCTCCTTTCTTCACATTGGTGTCTTCTCCCTGCACATGATCTTCAGAGGCAGCCAGCCCACGGTCTAGAGAATGCACGTGCTGCCACAGCGCCCCTGCCGGCCTCCCCAGGAAAGAGGCTCTGCCCAGGCCACTGTGTACCATGAATAATAAACCCTTAGAACCTTTACCCAAACTGCCATTGTCACAAAAGAACCCCACACACACTCAACCTTACAGAGATTTTTATTTAAGACCCAGTCATGCATACTAAAATTACATGTTTTCACCATTTTGACTTAGAAAATTcactagaaaaataaacttttgatcAAAACAAACACTGAAGTAGATGAATCCACCACCATGTGTCCCTATACTTGAAGCCAAACTGAATTTCAGTTTGAAGCGAGGAATGCGACCAGTGGCCGAAATGGTGCCCCAATCTGGTC
It includes:
- the SERINC3 gene encoding serine incorporator 3; translated protein: MGAVLGVFSLASWVPCLCGGASCLLCSCCPNSKNSTVTRLIYAFILFLGTIVCCFMFHEGMETQLKKIPGFCDEGLKTKVDDTIMDKDCDVLVRYKAVYRINFALTVFFFAFFLLMLKVKTSKDPRAAIHNGFWFFKIAAIVGIMVGSFYIPGGHFTTAWFFIGMVGAAFFILIQLVLLVDFAHSWNESWVNRMEEGNPRGWYAALLSVTSMFYILSIISVVLLYTYYTKPDGCTENKFFISFNLILCIVVSVMSIHPKIQEHQPRSGLLQSSIITLYTMYLTWSAMSNEPDHSCNPGLLSIIMHMTSPTLAPANATALVPTPAPPSQSGPSLNKENFIGLVVFVLSLLYSSIRNASNSQVSKLTLSGSDSVILRDTTANGASDEEDGRPRRAVDNEREGVQYNYSMFHLMLCSASLYIMMTLTNWYSPDANFQTMTSKWPAVWVKISSSWVCLLLYVWTLVAPLVLTGRDFS